The proteins below are encoded in one region of Clostridium estertheticum:
- a CDS encoding SGNH/GDSL hydrolase family protein encodes MIQSRGRSKKLFSMILIVMFIATSLFVSPEKVYAASNIAMGKTSTSDSELLGHGASNGNDGKQSTYWSAADTSDNHYWMVDLGGLYELEETEVMWQKNIVYKYRVETSTDNLHWTLRIDKSNNTSTIQKQKDIFNGLARYVKIIILDVPSNDYASICDFKVSGSAFKNNSPTMIYIAGDSTAQTYGASFAPQTGWGQCIEKYFSRDVMFDNRAIGGRSSKSFIVEGRLDAILNVIRPKDYLFIQFGHNDASYIPARHTDPYSNYKDYLKQYITKSRDIGAIPILITPVARLNYKNGVFVNDFPDYVIAMKQVAIETNTPIIDMMNTCIDYYTSVGYDTVFPNYLVSSNGTDYTHFTQAGANMIASMTAQKIKALNIPISKYVTNLNSNVKQTNYKFDFGSVAEPGYTNVSASLEYNPSVGYGFNTPVNMKNVTAAGSGAESDAVQFLTFGTKSSNTFNVDLANGLYEVAVTLGDTSRTSVAAEGVYQVMNMTGNGATDKFQIPITDGQLNILVTEGKEGKAFTLSALEITKISDKSKTDKTIYISGDSTVCNYYPIDTSLQCGWGQMLPQFLSNKEYQIRDMATGGQFARGFRDDGQFESIMKYIKKGDCFILEFGINDSKYETEAEFKEIMRDMIKQVKSKGAKVVLVTSQGKATDFDLNNVHSAVDKWYRHSTVALADEEKVPLIDLNVLSSQYYTSIGQEATAKLFMSDSLHPNRAGATKLASIVAAELKK; translated from the coding sequence ATGATTCAATCAAGAGGTAGATCTAAAAAATTATTTTCAATGATTCTTATTGTAATGTTTATTGCAACAAGCTTATTTGTTAGTCCCGAGAAAGTATATGCCGCAAGCAATATTGCTATGGGTAAAACGTCGACATCTGATAGTGAACTTTTAGGGCATGGTGCATCAAATGGTAATGATGGTAAGCAATCAACATATTGGAGTGCTGCGGATACAAGTGACAATCATTACTGGATGGTTGATTTAGGAGGTCTTTATGAGCTTGAGGAAACTGAAGTAATGTGGCAAAAAAATATTGTTTACAAGTATAGAGTGGAAACGTCTACAGACAATTTGCATTGGACTTTGAGGATAGATAAAAGCAATAATACCAGTACTATCCAAAAACAAAAGGATATTTTTAATGGCCTTGCAAGGTATGTGAAAATTATTATTTTAGATGTTCCATCTAATGATTATGCAAGCATTTGTGATTTTAAAGTATCAGGCAGTGCATTCAAAAATAATTCACCCACTATGATTTATATTGCTGGGGATTCAACTGCGCAGACCTATGGTGCAAGCTTTGCTCCACAAACAGGATGGGGTCAATGTATTGAAAAATATTTTAGTAGAGATGTGATGTTTGATAATAGAGCTATAGGTGGAAGAAGCTCAAAATCATTTATTGTTGAGGGCAGGCTGGATGCTATTTTAAATGTAATTAGGCCAAAGGATTACCTATTTATTCAATTTGGTCATAATGATGCGTCGTATATTCCCGCCCGTCATACAGATCCATACTCTAATTACAAAGATTACCTTAAACAATATATTACGAAATCCCGTGATATAGGAGCTATTCCTATATTAATTACGCCTGTAGCAAGGCTTAATTACAAAAATGGAGTATTTGTAAATGATTTTCCGGATTATGTGATTGCAATGAAGCAGGTAGCAATTGAAACAAACACACCAATAATTGATATGATGAACACTTGCATCGATTATTATACCTCCGTTGGATATGACACTGTATTTCCTAATTATTTAGTATCATCCAATGGAACAGATTATACTCATTTTACGCAAGCTGGAGCAAATATGATTGCCAGTATGACTGCACAAAAAATCAAAGCGCTTAATATACCTATTTCAAAATATGTTACAAATTTGAATTCAAATGTAAAACAAACAAATTACAAGTTTGATTTTGGAAGCGTGGCAGAGCCAGGTTATACAAATGTTAGTGCATCACTAGAATACAATCCATCTGTGGGTTATGGTTTTAATACTCCGGTAAATATGAAAAATGTTACAGCAGCTGGTAGCGGGGCAGAAAGTGATGCAGTTCAGTTCCTAACTTTTGGCACAAAAAGTTCAAATACATTTAATGTAGATCTAGCAAATGGACTTTATGAGGTTGCGGTGACGTTAGGGGATACCTCAAGAACAAGTGTAGCAGCGGAGGGCGTTTATCAAGTAATGAATATGACAGGTAACGGTGCTACTGATAAATTTCAGATTCCTATTACAGATGGACAGTTAAATATACTTGTGACGGAAGGTAAGGAAGGCAAAGCATTTACGCTAAGTGCACTTGAAATTACAAAGATATCAGATAAGTCAAAAACAGATAAGACTATATACATTAGTGGAGATTCTACCGTATGTAACTATTATCCAATTGATACTAGTTTGCAGTGTGGCTGGGGGCAGATGTTGCCACAATTCCTAAGTAATAAGGAATATCAAATTAGAGATATGGCTACAGGTGGACAGTTTGCAAGAGGATTTCGTGATGATGGACAATTTGAATCTATAATGAAATATATTAAAAAAGGAGACTGCTTTATATTAGAATTTGGTATTAATGATTCAAAATATGAGACAGAAGCCGAATTTAAAGAAATTATGCGTGATATGATTAAGCAGGTGAAAAGCAAAGGTGCAAAGGTAGTGCTCGTAACTTCACAAGGAAAGGCAACTGATTTTGATTTAAATAATGTACACTCTGCTGTAGACAAATGGTATAGACATTCTACAGTTGCTTTGGCTGATGAGGAAAAAGTTCCATTAATAGATCTTAATGTTTTAAGCTCACAGTATTATACATCAATAGGTCAAGAAGCTACAGCTAAGCTTTTTATGAGTGATAGTTTACATCCCAATCGCGCAGGAGCTACAAAACTTGCTAGTATTGTGGCAGCGGAGCTTAAAAAATAA
- a CDS encoding AAA family ATPase produces the protein MNKSNIIITIDRQSGSGGKEMGERLNEKLKFSYYDDEIVREAAKDLQTSVEEIKSYDEKQDGIWKNILSYSEHGNLSSFSDVEIITDDKAHKAESNIIMKIANEKSAVIIGRAASYILRNHPRHVSIFLHADVDYRKKRTRESNNISGDEAQHLNEKIDKQRLKYYKVFTGTDMYNACGYDLSINTGRLGMEKSETLIMEYLKERFGDELLKAK, from the coding sequence ATGAATAAATCAAATATTATAATAACAATTGACCGTCAGAGTGGAAGCGGTGGAAAGGAAATGGGTGAAAGGCTAAATGAAAAGTTGAAATTTTCATATTATGATGATGAGATAGTGAGAGAAGCAGCAAAAGACTTGCAGACTTCTGTTGAAGAGATAAAGTCCTATGATGAGAAGCAAGATGGTATATGGAAGAATATATTGTCATATTCTGAACATGGTAACCTTTCATCTTTTTCAGACGTAGAAATAATTACAGACGATAAAGCACATAAAGCAGAGTCAAATATTATTATGAAAATTGCAAATGAAAAGTCAGCAGTAATAATAGGCAGAGCAGCATCTTATATTCTTCGCAACCATCCAAGACACGTAAGTATTTTTTTGCATGCTGATGTGGATTATCGTAAAAAACGTACTCGGGAATCGAATAATATATCAGGAGATGAAGCACAACACTTAAACGAAAAAATTGATAAGCAAAGATTAAAATATTACAAGGTGTTTACAGGAACAGATATGTACAATGCATGTGGGTATGACTTGTCAATAAATACAGGTAGACTGGGAATGGAAAAAAGTGAAACTTTAATAATGGAGTATCTCAAAGAAAGGTTTGGAGATGAATTGTTAAAAGCCAAATAA
- a CDS encoding aromatic acid exporter family protein produces the protein MMKNLQIKTVQSKTFKIALSATIAISLSNYIGLEFGVTSGIIAILSIQDTKKEALLVAGKRIISSTVAILLSFTLYTLLGNNPMIFGLFLLIFIPLTNISKTTEGMVIGAVLSTHLLISTNINILWIINEAKLTIIGIGVAMIFNLYTASLEEDFEKNKAKIEEQYRLILSDMAASLVTQAVPIYDQNVLLTVEKLIVNTKLMAQRINNNNLFKSKDYYGSYIDMRSLQLDAIKRMKRHFSRVYMTYEQTTILSEFTNDVAVNIHEDNDCIELINKLELLRKNYGTMELPKDRNEFEARALLFQFLNDLGDFLIIKKEFKEFFRNIY, from the coding sequence ATGATGAAAAACCTTCAAATCAAAACGGTACAATCAAAAACATTTAAGATAGCATTATCTGCAACTATAGCAATTTCTCTATCAAATTATATAGGATTAGAATTTGGAGTAACTTCAGGTATAATTGCGATATTAAGCATTCAAGATACCAAGAAAGAGGCACTATTAGTTGCAGGTAAGAGAATAATATCATCCACTGTGGCTATACTCTTATCTTTTACGCTATATACACTACTTGGAAATAATCCTATGATATTTGGACTGTTTTTACTTATATTTATACCGTTAACCAATATTTCAAAAACCACTGAGGGAATGGTTATTGGTGCAGTATTATCAACACATCTTTTAATAAGTACAAATATTAATATTTTGTGGATTATAAATGAAGCAAAGTTAACTATAATAGGCATTGGTGTTGCAATGATATTTAATTTATATACTGCTTCTTTAGAAGAAGATTTTGAAAAAAACAAGGCTAAGATAGAAGAACAATATAGATTGATTTTATCAGATATGGCTGCCAGCTTAGTTACCCAAGCAGTACCAATTTATGATCAAAATGTACTTTTGACAGTTGAAAAACTAATTGTGAACACTAAATTAATGGCACAAAGAATAAATAATAATAATTTGTTTAAAAGCAAAGATTATTATGGAAGTTATATAGATATGAGAAGTCTACAACTAGATGCTATAAAAAGAATGAAAAGGCATTTTTCCAGGGTTTATATGACCTACGAACAAACTACAATATTGTCAGAGTTCACAAACGATGTCGCAGTCAATATTCATGAAGATAATGATTGTATTGAACTTATTAATAAGTTAGAACTACTTAGAAAAAATTATGGGACTATGGAACTACCAAAGGATAGAAATGAATTCGAAGCTAGAGCATTATTATTTCAATTTTTAAATGATTTAGGAGATTTTCTAATTATTAAGAAGGAATTTAAAGAGTTTTTTAGAAATATATATTGA
- a CDS encoding beta-galactosidase, with translation MNGYEINLKNTKKNITKSNLKLGGVNPNGDKISFTNYYMEKNGEPFFAICGEFHFSRYDERYWDDEIIKMKMGGINIIATYIFWIHHEEKQGIFDWNGNKNLRRFIELCAKHDMYVIVRIGPFDHGEVRNGGVPDWLFGRPFEIRSNDKEYLCYVNELYNEIGKQIKGLLYKDGGPIIGTQIENEYMHAASPWELTNGTSNQWMTGGIDGEAHMTQLKQMALNSGIDTPIYTCTGWGGAAAPTKEMLPLWGGYAFWPWIFYGDVKEHPATPEFIFRDYHNDEVPKCYNFEPKYKPESYPFACCEMGGGMTVFYQYRFVIPFASVDAMTGIKVAGGCNFIGYYMFHGGSNPKGKLNTYLNENATPKISYDFQAPLGEFGQVRESYKRTKLQHYFFKDFEKSLCKMKTIIPKGGSDIDPLDIDTLRYAVRINEQAGFLFINNYQDHIETKDQKNFFVKLNLKQGEIILPRKKDLSLSKDSSCILPFNLDMKGLKLKYSTTQLITKIDWEEEQYFFFFIPEGVVGEYCLLNDNIAEILVENGTYEKIAEEYMVYINVDCKSFIKIITKEGNTINICTVTREESLNFWSVDLMGCRRILITKANVLISEDKLRLECVDSKIVNLEIFPHLKKDILVAGGKSSRMESENVFEKYSIELNINKPKINVKRIKENKACFYFKKEDFQNVKELFLKVEYEGDIGYAFIDGDIINDNFCNGAPWEVGLMKFEKDLLEKGMYIYISPIKKGSFVKSDSTMAARVEVVGEEIAKIKSIAIVPMYEVVITI, from the coding sequence ATGAATGGATATGAGATTAATCTTAAAAATACAAAGAAAAATATTACCAAAAGTAATTTAAAACTTGGTGGAGTAAATCCAAACGGTGATAAAATAAGTTTTACTAATTATTATATGGAAAAGAACGGTGAACCTTTTTTTGCAATTTGCGGTGAATTTCATTTTAGCAGATATGATGAAAGGTATTGGGATGATGAAATAATAAAAATGAAGATGGGTGGAATAAATATAATTGCAACATATATTTTCTGGATTCATCATGAGGAAAAACAAGGCATATTTGACTGGAATGGAAATAAAAACTTAAGGAGGTTCATAGAACTTTGTGCAAAGCATGATATGTATGTAATTGTTAGAATAGGACCTTTTGATCATGGTGAGGTTAGAAATGGAGGCGTTCCAGACTGGCTATTTGGTAGACCTTTTGAAATAAGGTCTAATGATAAAGAGTATCTTTGTTATGTTAATGAACTTTATAATGAAATAGGAAAACAGATAAAAGGCTTGCTATATAAAGATGGCGGTCCCATTATTGGGACCCAAATTGAAAATGAATATATGCATGCTGCATCTCCTTGGGAATTAACTAATGGGACAAGTAATCAGTGGATGACCGGGGGGATAGATGGTGAAGCTCATATGACGCAGCTTAAGCAAATGGCTTTAAATTCAGGAATAGATACCCCTATTTATACATGTACAGGTTGGGGAGGAGCAGCTGCACCTACAAAAGAAATGCTTCCGCTTTGGGGAGGGTATGCTTTTTGGCCCTGGATTTTCTATGGAGATGTAAAAGAGCACCCAGCTACGCCAGAATTTATTTTTAGAGATTATCATAATGATGAAGTCCCAAAATGTTATAACTTTGAACCAAAATATAAACCTGAAAGTTACCCATTTGCTTGTTGTGAAATGGGAGGTGGAATGACTGTATTTTATCAATATAGATTTGTTATACCGTTTGCAAGTGTAGATGCAATGACCGGTATTAAGGTAGCGGGTGGATGTAACTTCATAGGTTATTATATGTTCCATGGTGGCTCCAATCCTAAAGGAAAACTAAATACGTATTTAAATGAAAATGCTACGCCTAAAATATCTTATGATTTTCAGGCACCTCTTGGTGAATTTGGGCAAGTTAGAGAATCCTATAAAAGAACAAAACTTCAACATTACTTTTTTAAGGATTTTGAGAAAAGTTTATGTAAAATGAAAACAATAATACCCAAAGGTGGAAGTGATATCGATCCTTTGGATATAGATACATTAAGATATGCAGTGAGAATAAATGAGCAGGCTGGTTTTTTATTTATCAATAATTATCAGGATCATATTGAGACAAAAGATCAAAAGAATTTTTTTGTTAAACTTAACCTTAAGCAGGGCGAAATTATATTGCCTCGTAAAAAAGATCTATCATTAAGTAAGGACAGTTCTTGTATTCTGCCTTTTAATTTAGATATGAAAGGTTTAAAACTTAAGTATTCTACAACTCAGCTTATAACTAAAATTGATTGGGAAGAAGAGCAATATTTCTTTTTCTTTATACCAGAAGGTGTGGTAGGTGAATACTGTTTGTTAAATGATAATATAGCTGAAATATTAGTTGAAAATGGAACTTATGAAAAAATAGCAGAAGAGTATATGGTATATATAAATGTGGATTGTAAGAGTTTTATTAAGATAATAACTAAGGAAGGAAATACTATAAATATATGTACTGTTACTAGGGAGGAAAGCTTAAACTTTTGGAGTGTGGACCTTATGGGTTGTAGACGGATACTGATAACAAAAGCAAATGTATTGATATCAGAGGATAAGCTTAGATTAGAGTGCGTGGATAGCAAAATAGTTAATCTAGAAATATTTCCACATTTAAAGAAAGACATTTTAGTTGCTGGAGGTAAAAGTAGTAGAATGGAATCAGAAAATGTTTTTGAAAAATATAGTATTGAATTAAATATAAATAAACCCAAAATTAATGTAAAAAGAATAAAAGAAAATAAAGCATGCTTTTATTTTAAGAAAGAGGACTTTCAAAATGTAAAGGAGCTGTTTTTAAAGGTTGAGTATGAAGGTGATATAGGATATGCATTTATAGATGGAGACATTATTAATGATAATTTCTGTAATGGGGCACCATGGGAAGTTGGGCTTATGAAATTTGAAAAAGATCTATTAGAAAAAGGAATGTATATTTATATTTCACCTATAAAAAAAGGAAGTTTTGTAAAAAGTGATTCCACTATGGCGGCAAGGGTTGAGGTTGTAGGAGAAGAAATTGCAAAAATCAAATCAATAGCGATTGTTCCCATGTACGAAGTGGTAATTACTATTTAG
- a CDS encoding ABC transporter substrate-binding protein produces MRMKKIFCLLLTGIMLTSLSACGKKDSKSTVATTTKESTKSTGKDIHIASWNNAADNLTAIAKAFNLTHEGSGKVIIDYADSDYSKLKPTLASGSGVPDIFQTQNRDIPAFYNNYGLKSFADISDIVNPDASNWVDFALETCKAKDGKYYSIPWDIGPVALYYRTDVFKAAGIDVSTLTTWDKYIEAGKKIKTKGDYYLEAYNFNGSTSQDEFLIYLNQLGGQYYDKDGKVNLASDEMIKTSNLINKMVNAKVAMDIPNAWDDRIKAINDNKLVAFAYPAWFMGTMKNSCATTSGKWGIVKMPAFEEGGNSYANAGGSVLAVSAKTVNLPLAKEFLSYAMKTNEGNDVNMKFGEFPSYKPAYETEFFKSKNEYYGGVEVGTIFSKLTGAKATTWGPYFTDVSAGLKTAAGNILANKMNPKQALDAATKAAQNTIDAK; encoded by the coding sequence ATGAGAATGAAAAAAATATTTTGTCTTCTACTAACCGGAATTATGCTTACGAGTCTATCTGCATGTGGTAAAAAAGATAGTAAATCAACAGTTGCTACTACAACGAAGGAAAGTACAAAAAGTACAGGAAAAGACATACACATTGCATCATGGAACAATGCAGCGGATAATTTAACAGCAATTGCAAAAGCTTTCAACCTAACACATGAAGGCAGCGGCAAGGTTATTATTGATTATGCAGATAGTGATTATTCAAAACTTAAACCTACACTTGCTTCGGGTAGTGGTGTACCTGATATTTTCCAAACTCAAAATCGTGATATACCTGCATTTTATAATAATTATGGGTTAAAGTCATTTGCTGATATAAGTGATATCGTTAACCCAGATGCTTCAAATTGGGTAGATTTCGCATTAGAGACGTGTAAAGCAAAGGATGGTAAATACTATTCGATTCCATGGGATATCGGCCCAGTTGCCCTGTACTATAGAACTGATGTATTTAAAGCTGCCGGTATCGATGTTTCCACATTAACAACTTGGGATAAATATATTGAGGCAGGCAAAAAAATAAAAACAAAAGGTGATTATTATTTAGAAGCATATAATTTTAATGGTTCTACTTCTCAAGATGAATTTCTGATTTATTTAAATCAATTGGGAGGACAATATTATGATAAGGATGGCAAAGTAAATTTAGCATCTGACGAAATGATTAAAACGTCAAATCTAATTAATAAAATGGTTAATGCAAAAGTTGCTATGGATATTCCCAATGCATGGGATGATAGAATTAAAGCAATTAATGATAATAAATTAGTAGCGTTCGCTTACCCAGCTTGGTTCATGGGAACAATGAAAAATTCATGTGCAACTACTTCTGGTAAATGGGGTATTGTTAAAATGCCTGCTTTTGAAGAAGGCGGAAACTCTTATGCTAATGCTGGAGGCTCAGTGCTCGCTGTTTCGGCTAAAACTGTAAATTTACCTTTGGCAAAAGAGTTCTTATCATATGCAATGAAAACTAACGAAGGCAATGATGTAAACATGAAATTTGGTGAATTCCCTTCATACAAACCTGCATATGAAACAGAATTTTTCAAATCTAAAAATGAATATTATGGTGGAGTAGAAGTTGGTACTATTTTCTCGAAATTAACTGGTGCTAAAGCAACTACTTGGGGTCCTTACTTTACAGATGTTTCAGCTGGTTTAAAAACTGCTGCTGGTAATATATTAGCTAACAAAATGAATCCTAAACAAGCTTTAGATGCGGCAACAAAAGCTGCCCAGAATACAATAGATGCTAAATAA
- a CDS encoding carbohydrate ABC transporter permease translates to MKENTKRKIIPWMFLAPFLIIFLTFMVYPIIYSLAISFTKYRGGEFVPVGLSNFKFVLTDPTFLKAIKNTFTILIIQVPIQTMLALVIANFLNSSHLKFKGFFRMFVFMPVLIDTVSYSIVFLLFFSNSKDGLINSLISMLGGSSLEWMNVAWLSKIVIITALTWRWTGYNAIIILSGLQNIAADLYEAAAIDGATKIKQFFSITLPGVKPVLLFSVVLSVNGVLQLFTETNLITKGGPVDGTLTIVQYLYNTGFVSFNYGVSSAGAYILAVMIAILTFIQMKVTKGD, encoded by the coding sequence TTGAAAGAAAACACCAAAAGAAAGATAATACCATGGATGTTCTTAGCGCCATTTCTAATTATATTTTTAACTTTTATGGTATATCCAATCATTTATTCACTTGCGATTAGTTTTACAAAATACAGAGGCGGGGAATTCGTTCCTGTTGGATTATCTAACTTTAAATTTGTTTTAACAGATCCTACTTTTCTAAAGGCAATTAAAAATACATTTACAATTTTGATTATTCAAGTTCCGATTCAAACTATGCTTGCACTTGTAATAGCAAATTTTTTAAATAGCAGTCACTTGAAATTCAAAGGATTTTTTAGAATGTTTGTATTTATGCCTGTACTTATAGATACAGTAAGTTATTCTATTGTATTTTTACTCTTTTTTAGTAATAGTAAAGATGGTTTAATTAATAGCTTAATTAGTATGCTAGGTGGATCATCCCTTGAATGGATGAATGTAGCATGGTTATCAAAGATTGTAATTATTACTGCATTAACCTGGAGATGGACAGGTTATAACGCCATTATAATCTTAAGTGGACTACAAAATATAGCTGCTGATTTATATGAGGCAGCTGCTATCGATGGAGCTACTAAAATAAAACAGTTTTTTTCAATAACATTACCAGGAGTAAAACCAGTGTTACTATTTTCAGTAGTTTTATCAGTAAATGGGGTACTTCAGTTATTCACAGAGACAAACTTAATTACTAAAGGCGGACCTGTTGATGGAACTTTAACAATTGTTCAATATTTGTACAACACGGGATTTGTTTCATTTAACTATGGTGTTTCATCTGCTGGAGCATATATTCTTGCGGTTATGATTGCTATTTTAACCTTTATTCAGATGAAAGTGACGAAAGGGGATTAA
- a CDS encoding carbohydrate ABC transporter permease — protein sequence MAEIKKSKRVKGSGIVYVTLTIVAIVCFFPFVWTIIASSHTNTQIFQSSKSFVIGTNSIKNYINLMAFSNIWRNLFNSIFIATVYTVLVCIIDSMAAFAFSKYKFKGRDVLFFICVCSMFIPQQVTLVPLFMQLSAMNLISSPSAVILPALASIFGVFLMRQNLMAFPDELMESARIDGANDFRMFFQIVVPTMKPAFTSLAILSFVQQWGNYLWPLIVLNTKDSFTIPLVLALMRAGGNIVDYGAIMVGAVMALVPVLVLFLFFQKNFIQGMLSGSLKG from the coding sequence ATGGCTGAAATAAAAAAATCTAAAAGAGTAAAAGGGTCAGGAATTGTTTATGTTACATTAACAATTGTTGCTATAGTTTGTTTCTTTCCGTTTGTATGGACTATCATTGCATCGTCTCATACAAACACACAAATTTTCCAGAGTTCTAAATCATTTGTTATAGGAACGAACTCTATTAAAAATTACATCAACCTTATGGCATTCTCTAACATTTGGAGAAATTTGTTTAATAGTATTTTTATTGCCACGGTATATACAGTTTTGGTCTGTATAATTGATTCAATGGCTGCCTTTGCATTTTCTAAATATAAATTCAAAGGGAGAGACGTTCTTTTTTTTATTTGTGTATGCTCCATGTTCATACCGCAACAAGTTACATTAGTACCACTTTTTATGCAACTTTCAGCAATGAATTTAATTAGCAGTCCGTCAGCAGTTATTTTGCCAGCACTTGCTAGTATCTTCGGAGTATTCTTAATGCGTCAGAACCTTATGGCGTTCCCGGATGAACTTATGGAATCCGCAAGAATTGACGGAGCTAATGATTTCAGGATGTTTTTTCAGATTGTTGTACCAACTATGAAACCAGCATTTACTTCTTTAGCTATTTTATCATTTGTTCAACAATGGGGTAATTATTTATGGCCATTGATTGTTCTAAATACTAAAGATTCTTTTACTATTCCGCTAGTTTTAGCATTAATGCGGGCTGGTGGAAATATAGTAGATTATGGGGCTATTATGGTTGGAGCTGTTATGGCATTAGTTCCAGTACTTGTATTATTTCTCTTTTTCCAGAAGAATTTTATACAAGGTATGCTTAGTGGATCTTTAAAAGGATAA
- the asnB gene encoding asparagine synthase B, whose translation MCTIMCYTGTDMKHDKFAEALQRTESRGPDMTEILTLPSGILGFQRLSIMDLSFSGMQPYTRNTDASICNGEIFGFREIKKDLIEKGHKFISDSDCEILLPMYYEYGIDMFSKLDAEFAIIIYDGKKDTFIAARDPIGIRPLFYGYSESGKIIFASEAKNLIGLTYKIISFPPGHYYANGKFTCYCDIAEIEGDYCNDDLKVICSKIHDKFVTAIEKRMDADAPVGFLLSGGLDSSLVCSIAQKMYPGKPIKTFAIGMTEDAIDLKYAQEVADYIHSDHTTIYMTKEEVLGSLEQVIKLLGTYDITTIRASMGMYLICKKIHEISDVRVLLTGEISDELFGYKYTDFAPNAEEFQKESQKRIRELHMYDVLRADRCISSNSLEARVPFGDLDFVKYVMSIDPEKKLNKYNMGKYLLRHSFEGDYLPDNILYREKAAFSDAVGHSMVDYLKEYAEDCYSDEEFEKLCKKYKYNSKPFTKESLLYRELFEKYYPLQAEMIVDFWMPNKEWEGCNVNDPSARMLSNYGASGK comes from the coding sequence ATGTGTACAATTATGTGTTATACAGGAACAGATATGAAACATGATAAATTTGCAGAGGCTCTGCAAAGAACCGAATCGAGAGGACCAGATATGACAGAGATTCTTACTTTACCGTCTGGTATTTTAGGGTTTCAAAGACTTTCTATTATGGATTTAAGTTTTAGCGGAATGCAACCATACACAAGGAATACAGATGCATCCATCTGTAACGGTGAAATTTTCGGATTCCGTGAGATTAAGAAAGACCTAATAGAAAAAGGACATAAGTTTATTTCTGATAGTGATTGCGAAATATTGCTTCCAATGTACTATGAATATGGGATAGATATGTTTTCAAAATTAGATGCAGAGTTCGCAATTATCATATATGATGGAAAAAAGGACACCTTCATTGCAGCAAGAGATCCAATTGGAATCCGTCCTCTCTTCTATGGTTATTCGGAATCAGGTAAAATCATATTTGCAAGTGAAGCGAAAAATTTAATTGGTCTTACGTACAAAATCATATCATTTCCACCAGGACATTATTATGCTAATGGTAAATTTACATGCTACTGCGATATCGCAGAAATCGAGGGTGATTATTGCAATGATGACTTAAAAGTTATCTGCAGCAAAATTCATGATAAATTTGTAACTGCCATAGAAAAACGTATGGATGCTGATGCTCCTGTAGGTTTCTTGTTAAGTGGAGGCCTCGACAGCTCCCTTGTATGTTCAATTGCTCAAAAAATGTATCCCGGAAAACCAATTAAAACCTTTGCCATAGGTATGACTGAAGATGCAATTGACCTTAAATATGCACAGGAGGTTGCCGATTACATTCATAGTGATCACACCACTATATATATGACAAAAGAAGAAGTTCTTGGATCACTTGAACAGGTTATTAAACTTCTTGGAACATACGATATTACAACTATTAGAGCAAGTATGGGAATGTATTTGATTTGCAAGAAAATACACGAGATTTCTGATGTCAGAGTGCTTCTAACCGGTGAAATTTCTGATGAGTTATTTGGATATAAATATACTGATTTTGCTCCAAATGCAGAGGAATTTCAAAAGGAATCACAAAAGAGAATAAGGGAGCTTCATATGTACGATGTACTTCGTGCAGACCGTTGCATCAGCTCAAATTCTCTAGAAGCAAGGGTACCATTTGGGGATTTAGATTTTGTAAAGTATGTTATGTCCATAGACCCTGAAAAGAAATTAAACAAATACAACATGGGTAAATACCTTTTGAGACATTCGTTTGAAGGTGATTATCTACCAGATAATATTTTATATCGTGAAAAGGCAGCATTTAGCGATGCTGTAGGGCATTCTATGGTGGACTATTTAAAAGAATATGCAGAAGATTGCTATTCTGATGAAGAATTTGAAAAACTATGTAAAAAGTATAAATATAATTCTAAACCATTCACAAAAGAATCATTGTTATACAGAGAATTGTTTGAAAAATATTATCCATTACAAGCAGAAATGATAGTAGATTTTTGGATGCCAAATAAAGAATGGGAAGGCTGTAACGTAAATGATCCTAGTGCCAGAATGTTATCAAATTATGGTGCCAGTGGAAAATAA